Proteins from a genomic interval of Spirochaetota bacterium:
- a CDS encoding 4Fe-4S binding protein has translation MRKTYVIDRGCTLCDACFWACPEKAIYESGGCCHIDQEKCSHCGVCYKGCASEAISVTKAEGTLTHKGERS, from the coding sequence ATGCGTAAGACCTATGTCATCGACAGGGGGTGCACACTCTGCGACGCCTGTTTCTGGGCATGTCCAGAGAAAGCGATCTACGAATCCGGCGGCTGCTGCCATATCGATCAGGAAAAATGCTCTCACTGCGGCGTGTGCTATAAAGGCTGCGCGAGCGAGGCTATCAGCGTGACCAAGGCCGAAGGAACACTAACACACAAAGGAGAAAGATCATGA
- a CDS encoding FAD-dependent oxidoreductase, with the protein MSTTVTEGRIIETARELSCIGEYDVLVIGGGMAGFGAALAAQRMGCRTLLVERESSLGGLATIGLVNIPLDFAAGISKEMLANLDAVNGHWHRNSDPEKHKLILDRMISGSGCDLLLVSHAVDAIVEHGVLRGVVIESKTGREAVLAKRVIDASGDADVAYFAGCEVMKGRASDGKHQACSVEFRLGGVDWDKYNSTELKKDDPQWVKLIERSVASGDMPYMIDNHLNWVTHVPGRPEHCGMDEISMCFAHSRNCKPLEARDLTRMYLEGREQSDILWRFIKKCVPGFERSYLIDTGTLLGVRESRRVVGEYVLTTLDFARAQTFDDTVCLTGHHYDLHNPDGPGNIKWAELVIDGKTRYVSTHGKSGSWPPPGGWDVISDGFGRTGDAFQRKAMPSSIPYRCLVPAKIDNLLVAGRCLSTEFMAQAGCRLVLTCCNMGQAVGTAAAISLQQNIAPRKIDVKELQTRLIADGCELGQSHFQQMMKGRA; encoded by the coding sequence ATGAGTACGACAGTAACAGAAGGACGCATCATCGAAACAGCACGGGAATTATCATGCATCGGCGAATACGATGTCCTTGTCATCGGCGGCGGCATGGCGGGGTTCGGCGCCGCCCTTGCGGCACAGCGCATGGGGTGCAGAACGCTCCTTGTCGAACGCGAATCCAGTCTCGGCGGGCTCGCGACGATAGGCCTCGTCAACATTCCGCTCGATTTCGCAGCGGGCATCAGCAAGGAGATGCTTGCGAATCTCGACGCGGTCAACGGCCATTGGCATAGGAATTCCGATCCCGAAAAGCACAAGCTCATACTCGACCGGATGATATCGGGATCGGGCTGCGATCTTCTGCTCGTCTCGCATGCAGTAGACGCCATCGTCGAACACGGCGTACTTCGCGGTGTTGTGATCGAAAGCAAGACGGGCAGGGAGGCAGTACTCGCAAAGCGCGTGATCGACGCGAGCGGCGATGCCGATGTCGCGTATTTCGCAGGATGCGAAGTCATGAAGGGGCGAGCGAGTGACGGCAAGCATCAAGCATGCTCGGTGGAATTCCGTCTCGGCGGTGTTGACTGGGATAAGTACAACAGCACCGAACTGAAAAAGGACGATCCGCAATGGGTGAAGCTCATCGAAAGATCCGTAGCATCAGGCGATATGCCGTACATGATAGACAATCACCTCAACTGGGTGACGCATGTACCCGGACGCCCGGAACACTGCGGCATGGATGAGATAAGCATGTGCTTTGCGCACTCTCGCAACTGCAAGCCGCTCGAGGCGCGCGATCTCACGCGTATGTATCTCGAAGGCCGCGAGCAGTCCGATATTCTCTGGCGCTTCATAAAGAAATGTGTGCCCGGGTTCGAGCGATCCTATCTCATCGATACCGGGACGCTGCTCGGTGTACGGGAAAGCAGGCGCGTCGTCGGCGAATACGTCCTCACCACGCTCGATTTTGCCCGCGCACAGACCTTCGATGATACCGTCTGTCTGACCGGGCATCACTACGATCTGCACAATCCCGACGGGCCCGGCAATATCAAATGGGCCGAGCTTGTCATCGACGGAAAAACGCGATATGTTTCGACGCACGGGAAGAGCGGCTCATGGCCGCCTCCGGGCGGATGGGATGTGATATCCGACGGCTTCGGCCGCACCGGTGATGCGTTCCAACGGAAAGCGATGCCGAGCTCCATCCCCTACCGCTGTCTTGTGCCGGCGAAGATCGATAATCTCCTTGTCGCGGGGCGATGCCTCTCCACGGAATTCATGGCGCAGGCGGGCTGTCGCCTCGTGCTCACCTGTTGCAACATGGGGCAGGCGGTCGGTACCGCGGCGGCGATATCGCTTCAGCAGAACATCGCTCCAAGAAAGATCGATGTGAAGGAACTGCAGACAAGGCTCATAGCCGACGGCTGCGAGCTCGGACAGAGCCATTTTCAGCAGATGATGAAGGGCAGGGCCTGA
- a CDS encoding glycosyl hydrolase family 28-related protein, with translation MNIVKRHGSILTVVMVVIAMTTEIASQPITAINVKDFGAKGDGVTDDTDAIQKAVLAQAQRMRPMPKGWGDISYFPELVFPEGVYVLSRTIYLGLGTDPRSAMLNNEKRKGYMSTRDWETGVGMSSVRGEGKVVIRQKNPKADIFYVGCALRCAIENLTFDGGNRSIMLWTGNVDLAAPRIRNCTFLNSGSYAIAFPQTLLDTNADFVGYSVIEDNGELRQTGGDGGFFYLYHSTFFTVQDCEFRNCRNVLETTCDGGTMENCTIETSPDMKGAAIRIAGSLRLQNITGRAYVKEGNGQRWMDVDFAAASRLLGRDLRLTSTTDKGMCVVYSRNRYHHPSSVNPGVIILEDCEFQTSGCPENAVVYCAEAAEPIVFCYQGWPARNNVLTMTTTMGLCVPNQIYVAGCKETGNKKMPVLGFEGGVPGTEYFKVWPVPGGQGLEPQELSYQIEAGNENMICELPESMKPYARAPVPQKIREYVRQWTSEKKDDFLCRAGMKRSVIKQISALDFGTVGNGIADDTAAIQKAVDAAGAVQDGTAELIFPGAAYKITGVIDLPQRITIRAAGTALFWAPDNCSAGFSAKDAREIAFINCSLCSSTGNLLKFAIQKSAAAKILVDNCQLYSCPGTAIECYSLDPDPAQRLKTRLRIVNSVFKENKQALAHNVDAVADNIHLYGYCYTYTQTTTLQAPRPQEGRRIGHLIPGDTYRDIAHIKNDGRLRLENIGGVPYCPAFKLNIRWIDNNGVLLCDNFRSGGESGGMETVYMPANGQQERITIVQNGWGGQRTGKGQFPNDPDALKEIYAFVYTSVMPGMVVIRNNSNNGLRVPSIAFGPLFQFEKGLAAEDIFKKLFMSGNISYETVGCRTTDPQGVLPDVVPVPWSGAIGK, from the coding sequence ATGAACATAGTGAAACGGCACGGCAGCATACTGACTGTTGTAATGGTGGTCATAGCGATGACAACTGAGATAGCTTCACAGCCGATCACCGCGATCAATGTAAAGGACTTCGGCGCAAAGGGTGACGGGGTAACGGACGATACCGACGCCATACAAAAGGCGGTGCTCGCCCAGGCGCAAAGGATGAGGCCGATGCCCAAGGGCTGGGGTGATATATCCTACTTTCCGGAACTCGTATTCCCCGAAGGCGTGTATGTGCTGTCGAGGACCATCTATCTTGGGCTGGGAACCGACCCCAGGAGCGCTATGCTCAATAATGAAAAGCGCAAAGGGTATATGAGCACAAGGGATTGGGAGACCGGCGTCGGCATGAGCTCAGTCCGCGGCGAAGGGAAGGTTGTCATTCGCCAGAAAAACCCCAAAGCGGATATCTTCTATGTCGGCTGCGCATTACGGTGCGCCATCGAGAACCTGACCTTTGACGGTGGCAATCGTTCTATTATGCTGTGGACGGGGAATGTGGACCTGGCTGCTCCCAGGATCCGCAACTGTACATTTCTCAATTCAGGCAGCTATGCCATTGCTTTTCCCCAGACATTGCTGGATACGAACGCGGATTTTGTCGGATACAGCGTGATCGAAGACAATGGCGAGCTTCGGCAGACCGGCGGGGATGGCGGATTTTTCTATCTGTATCATTCGACGTTCTTTACGGTCCAGGATTGTGAGTTCCGTAACTGCCGCAACGTTCTTGAGACCACCTGCGACGGCGGGACCATGGAGAACTGTACTATTGAAACATCGCCGGATATGAAGGGTGCCGCGATACGTATCGCCGGTTCACTGCGGCTGCAGAACATTACCGGCCGGGCGTACGTTAAGGAAGGAAATGGTCAGCGCTGGATGGATGTTGATTTCGCTGCCGCTTCCCGGCTGCTCGGGCGAGATCTCAGACTGACCAGCACAACGGATAAGGGAATGTGTGTTGTTTACTCCAGGAACAGGTATCATCATCCCTCTTCCGTCAATCCCGGTGTTATAATCCTTGAAGATTGTGAATTTCAAACGTCGGGTTGTCCGGAGAATGCCGTTGTCTACTGTGCAGAAGCAGCTGAGCCGATCGTATTCTGCTACCAGGGCTGGCCGGCCAGAAACAATGTGCTTACGATGACGACCACCATGGGGCTTTGCGTTCCCAATCAGATCTATGTTGCCGGATGCAAGGAAACGGGAAATAAAAAGATGCCGGTGCTGGGGTTCGAGGGCGGCGTGCCGGGCACTGAATATTTCAAGGTCTGGCCTGTCCCCGGCGGGCAGGGATTGGAACCGCAGGAGTTGTCATATCAGATCGAGGCGGGGAATGAAAATATGATCTGCGAACTGCCTGAGTCGATGAAGCCGTATGCGAGGGCACCCGTACCGCAGAAGATCAGGGAATATGTTCGACAATGGACATCAGAAAAGAAAGACGATTTCCTCTGCCGCGCAGGAATGAAAAGATCGGTCATCAAACAGATCTCCGCACTTGATTTCGGCACAGTCGGTAATGGTATTGCCGATGATACCGCGGCTATCCAGAAAGCAGTCGATGCAGCCGGGGCGGTGCAGGACGGAACGGCTGAACTTATATTCCCGGGTGCGGCCTATAAGATCACCGGTGTGATCGACCTGCCGCAGCGCATAACCATTCGCGCTGCCGGTACGGCCCTGTTCTGGGCGCCGGATAATTGTTCTGCCGGATTTTCCGCGAAGGATGCGAGGGAGATCGCCTTTATCAACTGCTCCCTCTGTTCTTCTACCGGTAATCTGCTGAAATTCGCTATTCAGAAAAGCGCAGCGGCGAAGATCCTTGTCGATAACTGTCAGTTGTACAGTTGCCCGGGTACGGCGATAGAGTGCTATTCCCTCGATCCCGACCCGGCGCAGAGACTGAAGACAAGACTGCGTATCGTCAACAGCGTTTTCAAGGAGAACAAGCAGGCACTGGCGCATAATGTAGATGCCGTTGCGGATAACATCCATCTATACGGGTACTGCTATACCTATACGCAGACGACCACGCTGCAGGCGCCCCGGCCGCAGGAAGGAAGGCGGATAGGGCATCTCATACCGGGCGATACGTATCGCGATATCGCGCATATAAAAAATGACGGCAGACTGAGACTTGAGAATATCGGCGGTGTTCCCTACTGCCCGGCGTTCAAATTGAACATACGGTGGATCGACAACAATGGCGTCCTGCTCTGCGATAATTTCCGCTCCGGGGGAGAGTCCGGCGGGATGGAGACCGTATATATGCCTGCGAACGGGCAGCAGGAACGCATTACTATTGTGCAGAACGGCTGGGGCGGGCAGAGAACGGGGAAAGGTCAATTCCCGAACGATCCTGATGCGCTGAAGGAGATCTATGCTTTTGTGTACACCTCGGTCATGCCCGGCATGGTCGTCATTCGGAATAACAGCAATAACGGCCTGCGCGTGCCCTCGATCGCATTCGGGCCGTTGTTCCAATTCGAAAAGGGGTTAGCAGCCGAAGACATATTCAAGAAACTGTTCATGAGCGGGAACATCAGTTACGAGACGGTCGGATGCAGGACGACGGATCCCCAGGGAGTTCTGCCTGATGTTGTTCCCGTTCCTTGGAGCGGTGCGATAGGGAAGTAG
- a CDS encoding AraC family transcriptional regulator — translation MRCIASAVQMSYTSVMGDHRHFTTAALFDQPDDGIRIMAYTHRPNYSFWHDHDFYEIALIRCAGGRHKTAASQVPVMKGDLLFVNTGTVHRFAVKRPMPMLYILLSRSYMKHITAGLSGTSFFADAHIDDFIAGKNGGSLRVRLPTPAAHAVDGIAATMFKESRERHPCFVQMRDAYCSQLLAMCARWYGQSAPRARSTSGEPVTKALAYIRTRLARPLSLAAISKHVSCNPTYLSTAFRRKTGYSIFGYINEMRIRSACTRLAASNVQIIDAALSCGYENISLFNRMFKRYTGVTPTAYRMKARTNRPPVGQHDRRVHT, via the coding sequence ATGCGTTGCATTGCATCAGCCGTTCAGATGAGCTATACTTCGGTAATGGGCGACCATAGGCATTTCACCACCGCTGCACTGTTCGACCAGCCGGACGACGGCATCCGCATCATGGCTTATACCCATAGGCCGAATTACTCGTTCTGGCATGACCACGATTTCTATGAGATAGCACTGATACGCTGCGCAGGCGGCCGGCATAAAACAGCAGCATCGCAGGTTCCGGTCATGAAAGGCGACCTGCTGTTCGTCAACACGGGAACAGTTCACCGGTTTGCAGTAAAACGCCCCATGCCTATGCTCTACATCCTTTTATCACGCTCGTATATGAAGCACATCACTGCGGGTCTCAGCGGCACATCGTTCTTCGCTGATGCGCATATCGATGACTTCATCGCTGGAAAGAACGGCGGGAGCCTCCGCGTCCGCTTGCCTACCCCCGCGGCGCATGCTGTCGACGGAATTGCAGCAACGATGTTCAAGGAGTCACGCGAGCGTCATCCCTGTTTCGTGCAGATGCGCGACGCATACTGCAGTCAGCTGCTGGCCATGTGCGCCCGATGGTATGGCCAAAGCGCACCCCGAGCCCGTTCAACGTCGGGGGAGCCGGTGACAAAGGCGCTTGCATACATACGAACCCGCCTTGCTCGGCCGTTATCGCTCGCCGCCATATCGAAGCATGTGTCATGTAACCCGACGTATCTTTCGACCGCCTTCCGCAGAAAGACCGGTTATTCGATCTTCGGTTATATCAACGAAATGCGCATTCGATCGGCATGCACGCGCCTCGCCGCATCGAATGTTCAGATCATCGATGCGGCTTTGTCTTGCGGGTATGAAAATATCTCACTCTTCAATCGCATGTTCAAACGGTATACCGGTGTAACGCCGACAGCATATCGTATGAAAGCCCGTACGAACAGGCCGCCTGTCGGTCAGCACGACCGACGCGTCCACACATGA
- a CDS encoding AraC family transcriptional regulator yields MKTPGSTWKASQFFRVAEFPVQAQRFGARSFTAHTHDFIQLVYVESGTLTHEVGSASFAMDTGDIMFVPPFVRHRPRTGTDVSFVQINFAPFVIHSSFTTHLSFMNSTETDAAYLAPLAHIMRGGKPRPVNLAHVHAVGGRISDMIERYASLTAFDAVLKADLLWLLAHIAETGNKEKGTAAVKHRDEIASAIRFIESKYADDIGLADAASAAALSPSFFSRSFRNVTGKTFVHYLAEVRIFHAVRMLRESSRPVTDICYAVGFNDMNHFCRMFKRMTGRTPSVFRKTSGL; encoded by the coding sequence ATGAAGACGCCGGGATCGACATGGAAGGCATCGCAGTTCTTCCGCGTAGCGGAATTCCCCGTGCAGGCACAGCGTTTCGGCGCGCGCAGCTTCACTGCTCATACGCATGATTTCATTCAGCTCGTCTATGTGGAAAGCGGAACGCTTACGCATGAGGTCGGAAGCGCATCGTTCGCGATGGATACGGGCGACATCATGTTCGTACCGCCGTTCGTTCGCCATCGTCCACGCACCGGTACCGATGTCTCGTTCGTGCAGATCAATTTCGCGCCGTTCGTCATTCACTCCTCGTTCACGACGCATCTTTCGTTCATGAACAGCACGGAGACGGATGCGGCGTATCTCGCTCCGCTCGCGCACATCATGCGCGGCGGTAAGCCGCGGCCGGTGAATCTTGCGCACGTGCACGCAGTGGGCGGACGCATATCCGATATGATAGAGCGTTATGCATCACTTACGGCCTTCGATGCCGTGCTCAAGGCCGATCTCCTCTGGCTGCTCGCGCATATCGCTGAAACCGGCAATAAGGAAAAAGGCACTGCGGCGGTGAAGCATCGCGATGAGATAGCGTCCGCGATACGTTTCATAGAATCAAAATACGCCGATGATATCGGTCTTGCCGATGCCGCGTCCGCTGCGGCGCTCTCGCCGTCGTTCTTCTCGCGGTCGTTCCGGAACGTGACGGGCAAAACGTTCGTGCACTATCTCGCCGAGGTGCGCATATTCCACGCAGTACGCATGCTCCGCGAAAGTTCCCGCCCGGTCACCGATATCTGTTATGCCGTCGGCTTCAATGACATGAATCACTTCTGCCGCATGTTCAAACGCATGACAGGCCGGACGCCGTCCGTTTTCAGGAAGACGTCCGGTTTGTAA
- a CDS encoding PocR ligand-binding domain-containing protein has translation MHMNDTPVNLFQEILETITAASGIKTVLYDHAGFSKRSGRRNIDWTFDGHRCAFCTLARSTAAGRSACITSDVAEAVRDAAANSAPMEHVCHAGLIEVVVPVLYDGKHVATVFVGQSQVSGAPAARAAWLAERAAKLGLNAKKLISAYRALTTADRDMLMRIGKLVSLALRSLAETEDRAAFNRTLALTRNPAVRDIAAYADQHCCEDISIGMLARRVHHSSAYVSRMFHRTMGMTFSDYLASRRIDAAKKLLTTTVLSVADIAERTGYMRQSYFARKFRTLTGLAPLDYRRKYRRTK, from the coding sequence ATGCATATGAACGACACCCCGGTCAATCTATTCCAGGAAATTCTGGAAACGATCACTGCCGCAAGCGGCATAAAGACCGTCCTCTATGATCATGCAGGGTTCTCAAAACGTTCCGGCCGAAGGAATATCGATTGGACGTTCGACGGCCACCGCTGCGCATTCTGTACACTGGCAAGGTCCACTGCCGCAGGAAGAAGCGCATGCATCACCTCCGATGTCGCTGAGGCTGTGCGCGATGCAGCCGCCAACAGCGCTCCCATGGAACATGTCTGTCATGCAGGACTGATCGAGGTCGTCGTCCCGGTACTCTATGACGGGAAACATGTGGCGACCGTCTTTGTCGGGCAGTCACAGGTGAGCGGCGCACCTGCCGCACGCGCTGCATGGCTTGCCGAGCGCGCAGCAAAGCTCGGGCTTAATGCGAAGAAACTCATTTCCGCATATCGTGCGCTCACGACAGCCGACCGCGACATGCTCATGCGTATCGGGAAACTCGTCTCGCTCGCCCTGCGCTCACTTGCCGAGACCGAGGACCGTGCCGCGTTCAACAGAACGCTCGCACTCACCAGAAATCCCGCCGTTCGTGATATCGCCGCATACGCCGACCAGCACTGCTGCGAGGATATATCCATCGGCATGCTCGCCCGGCGAGTACATCACAGCAGCGCATATGTGAGCCGCATGTTCCACCGGACCATGGGCATGACATTCAGCGATTATCTCGCGTCGCGGCGCATTGATGCGGCGAAAAAGCTCCTCACAACGACCGTGCTCTCCGTAGCGGACATTGCCGAGCGTACCGGATATATGCGCCAGAGCTATTTCGCACGGAAATTCAGGACCTTGACCGGGCTTGCGCCGCTCGACTACCGCAGAAAATACCGCAGGACAAAATAG